A window of Candidatus Nitrospira allomarina genomic DNA:
CGGTTCGGCATGCTGGATGTGTCCGATGACACGCTTTTAACGTTCCCATGTGGCCTCGTAGGGTTCCCAGCTTTGCGACGGTATGTGGTGCTCGACCCGCCAGAGGATGCCGATTATCGGTGGTTCCAGTCCGTGGATGAACCAAGCTTAGCTTTTGTGATAATGGACGTGCATCTTTTGCAGCCGGATTTTCGCACCAACCTATCCGAAGAAGGACTGGTGGAACTCGGCATGACTCCGACCGATTCCATTTCAATTATGGCGGTCGTCACGATCCCCTCTGACCAGCCCGATCAGGCCACTGCGAATCTTCGTGCCCCTCTTGTCGTGAATGAACGAACACGACACGGGAAACAATTGATTCTCCATGAATCAATCCCCTTGCGCTATCCATTATTTCAAGATTCTACCCAGTGCCAATCTTACTCCGGGGCGGCGAGAGAGGCCGCATCGGTGTAATGAAGGCAGGCACACTACCGGTCCACAGGGCCAACCGGTTTAATGCGTTTATGATGTAAGGACGTTTCTTCTCCGCGTGAATTTTACCTCAAAGCCAAGGAAGGCACCATGCTCATACTCACCAGAAAAATTGATGAAGCCATTCGTGTAGGAGATGACATTCGCATTGTTCTCGTCCAAATAAAAGGAGGGCAAGTGCGACTCGGGATTGAATGCCCGTCGCATGTCCGTGTCCTTCGTGAAGAATTATATGAAGCCGTCCGTCAAGAAAATCTAAATGCCGTATCCTCGGATCCGAAGCATTTGGCTCACCTACCCAGACCGAAAAGGCCGCCGGTTAAACCTACCGAATAAACCTAATTAGATCAGACTCGTGTTCTCCGTCATGTGTGGCGATTCCTCATTGAGTCCATCCACCGCATTGTGGGCTCCGCCTAAACATTTGCACCCTGCCATTCTGGCAGGGATCGGCATAACTTGTGTTTGGGGTGGGCTCGATTAAAAGTGTGGGCGGGTATTGAGTCGGAGTAGGTCAACGCACCTCATGGGCCCGACGTGGCTCTCTCATCTGGTTGCCACAATGGGCCTGAAACTCAAAGTTGTCTGGTTGTGAGGAATCACGTGTTGCCCTTTGTAGATGCGACACATTTACTCGACGAAGTCACCTTGTGAAAAGAACACGATTAGTCGCGGCAAACAGAAATCGAAAATGGCCATAATGCCGTTTTGCCAAAAGTGGCGGCTGATCCGCAAGCCCGAATTGGGTGCAAAGGCAAGAAGAAGTCCTGGTACGGGGCGAGGGAGCATGTCAGTGTGGATATGCAGTCAGTCCTGGTCCACAAGGTGGTAACCACGACAGCCAATCGACCGGATGCCCAAGGCTAACACCGTGTCTGGCCCACGCCGGGAGTGATCGATAGGGATAAAGACTATGGCATGGCCCCCGGCATCAGGCGGCCGCCCACCGGGATTGTCATCTTCCGGCCATGCCAGAGAACACCATCAAGACCATATCCGAGACCGTGATTGCTGGGATACCCATCTGCGGGCACCCGATGTGCGCATCTGTTCGCATCGCCTGCAAGGAAGTGCTCTGGGGCTGCGCCAAGACTTAATTTGCGGCCTTCCTTCAGGCCGGACCATTTCCTCTGAAGCGTTTGCGTATCCTCGGGGCAGTAATGCTATCCGTCTTACCCCAGGGAGATCTTCAGGGGTTTCATCACCCAAGGAGGGGAACACCCTTACAGTGTCGGAGATCGTGCTAACCCACCGGAAGCCAATACGGGGATGGATTCTCCATAGGCCTTGTTTGAAAGAGGATTGAGGATCATCGTCGCACGAGTAGGTCGTATTGGGTTCTATTCCATAGCGCCATAAAGGCTATGTCTCAATGTGGTCCCACCGGTTTCTTCAGTCCTGCGTTCAATCAGCGTTTCTCTTGCTAGGCAAAAAATTCCGAGTTTGTCAGCAATGAATTCCTAGTAGGTAAAAGTTTTTCGAATGACCTGGAATTTGCCAGCATTGGGAGCTGGATCCCGTCTGTTGTAACTTGAACTGCATGGCATAAAACTTGAACTTCTTTACATCGTAAAAAGAAGTCGTGAAGTTCTTCACGGTCTGTGATGCCTGTTCTGAAACCGGTGAACGAGGCAGAGGGTTAATCGCAAAACAATATGGAAAATTCTCAAAAATTTTGTGAATTGTTCTCTCAGGCGCTTCGTATACGCCTGGTGGAAGAACGGATCATCGAATTATATCCTGGCGATGCTATTCAAAGTCCGGTGCATTTATCGATTGGACAGGAGGCTGTTGCTGTAGGGGCATGTCGGGATTTAAAAAAAACAGATTTGGTCTTTTGTACCTACCGTAGCCATGCTTTTTATCTGGCTAAAGGGGGAAGTTTGGCGGAAATGTTTGCCGAACTGTACGGAAAAGTTACCGGGTGTGCGCGAGGAAAGGCTGGTTCGATGCATTTAGCGGCACCCGAGGTA
This region includes:
- the csrA gene encoding carbon storage regulator CsrA produces the protein MLILTRKIDEAIRVGDDIRIVLVQIKGGQVRLGIECPSHVRVLREELYEAVRQENLNAVSSDPKHLAHLPRPKRPPVKPTE
- the fliW gene encoding flagellar assembly protein FliW, which gives rise to MKIQTSRFGMLDVSDDTLLTFPCGLVGFPALRRYVVLDPPEDADYRWFQSVDEPSLAFVIMDVHLLQPDFRTNLSEEGLVELGMTPTDSISIMAVVTIPSDQPDQATANLRAPLVVNERTRHGKQLILHESIPLRYPLFQDSTQCQSYSGAAREAASV